In a single window of the Myxococcales bacterium genome:
- a CDS encoding STAS domain-containing protein: MNIEVKQNGMVQVLQCGGSLDADSVAGFKKVAYDLVKGGSKQFVIDCSSLNFIDSMGLGVLISLLRRVRQQQGDVKVAGLNEDVKTIFEITRLHRLFDVCSDSDAAVRKFDEMK; this comes from the coding sequence ATGAATATCGAAGTGAAGCAAAACGGCATGGTTCAGGTTCTACAGTGCGGCGGAAGCCTCGACGCTGACTCGGTCGCCGGTTTTAAAAAGGTAGCCTACGACCTGGTCAAGGGGGGATCCAAACAGTTCGTCATAGACTGCAGTTCCCTCAATTTTATAGATTCGATGGGGCTTGGGGTTCTCATATCCCTTTTAAGGAGGGTGCGCCAACAGCAGGGCGATGTCAAAGTGGCCGGGCTTAATGAGGATGTTAAGACGATCTTCGAGATTACCAGGCTTCACAGGCTTTTCGACGTGTGCAGCGATTCCGACGCTGCTGTCCGCAAGTTCGACGAGATGAAATGA
- a CDS encoding ATP-binding protein: protein MPFSCELTIPSETSKLAPLREWLASVQGLVGEELFPKRALFPCTIALVEAVDNAIFHAHDENGEKPISISLRLNGKGITMDIGDCGCGMKNVAADIPDEMSDRGRGLFLMNRLMTRVESLVIDGNHRIRMEYEI from the coding sequence ATGCCGTTTTCATGCGAGCTGACAATACCGAGCGAAACTTCGAAGCTTGCTCCTTTACGCGAATGGCTGGCTTCAGTCCAAGGTCTCGTAGGCGAAGAGCTCTTCCCAAAGAGAGCCCTCTTCCCTTGCACCATCGCTTTGGTGGAGGCGGTGGACAACGCCATCTTTCATGCGCATGATGAAAATGGCGAGAAGCCAATAAGCATATCCCTCCGTTTGAACGGGAAGGGAATAACGATGGATATCGGCGACTGCGGATGCGGGATGAAAAATGTGGCTGCCGATATTCCGGATGAGATGTCCGATCGTGGCAGAGGGCTCTTTCTGATGAACCGGCTTATGACCAGGGTCGAAAGTTTAGTTATCGACGGAAATCACAGGATAAGGATGGAATACGAGATATGA